The Paenibacillus sp. FSL H7-0357 nucleotide sequence TTTCTGCTTCATACCTTTGGATAAATGGGAGGACAATGTATCCATCTTGTCCTCCATATTAAAGAGTGCGGCCAGCTGCTCGCTGCGGGATTCATAGTCGCTGCGCTCCACGCTGTAAGCTCTGGCAGTGAATTCGACATGCTCGCGGACCGTCATTTCCTCGTAGAGCAGAGGAGATTCCGGCACAAATGACAATGCGCTGTGATACCCCTCCGGGTCAGCACTGCGGGTTTTGCCCTTTACGGTAATTTCACCTTTATGGGGCGACATCAGGCCAAGGATATGTTTCATTGTCGTGCTTTTTCCGGCTCCGTTCAAACCGATCAGTCCAACCATTTCACCGGGCTGCACCTGAAGGCCGATATCATGAAGCACCGGCTTGTTCAGGCTATACCCACCACTTAAGCCCGTAATCTCGAGTACGGGGGCTGTATTCATTGACCGTCACCTCTCGGGGTTTTGTTCTTGAGCCATTTTGGGGCTCCCTTGTTCTTGCGGTTCTTCTCACGTTCCGCACTGCTGCCGCGCGGTTTACCCGCAGGAGCTGCACCGCCGCGCCCGCCTGCAGCCGGGCCCGTACCGTGGTGCCCTTCGCGCCGCACTTCTCCGCCTGCGGCAGTTCCCGCCTGGCCTTGCCGCGGCAAGGCCGGTTTGATGGCCGCAT carries:
- a CDS encoding ABC transporter ATP-binding protein, translated to MNTAPVLEITGLSGGYSLNKPVLHDIGLQVQPGEMVGLIGLNGAGKSTTMKHILGLMSPHKGEITVKGKTRSADPEGYHSALSFVPESPLLYEEMTVREHVEFTARAYSVERSDYESRSEQLAALFNMEDKMDTLSSHLSKGMKQKVMIMCAFVARPALYVIDEPFLGLDPLGIRSLLDFMLDLKKTGASILLSSHILSTIENYCDRFIVLHRGKVIAQGTLAEMTAAAGLQGLNLEQLFYELVQGGK